The Aureitalea marina genome includes a window with the following:
- a CDS encoding 2-oxoglutarate dehydrogenase E1 component produces MDRFSFLNAVHPSFIAELYDKYLQFPDSVEPSWRSFFQGFDFALEHGSLEELGIEAEHVPEQVLKEFQVIKLIDGYRSRGHLFTRTNPVRERRKYSPSLEIENFGLTQADLTTTFKAGEVLGMGEATLQQILDHLQKIYRESIGIEYMYIRKPEEIQWIQNKLNINENHPNFTVEQKKHLLKKLNEAVSFETFLHTKYVGQKRFSLEGGESLIPALDILIESAANKGVQEFVMGMAHRGRLSTLTNIFGKDAKDIFSEFDGKDYEQAIFDGDVKYHLGWTSRRETASGKEINLNIAPNPSHLETVGSVVQGIARAKQDRLYKDEIKAVLPIVVHGDAAIAGQGLVYEVVQMAQLDGYRTGGTIHVVVNNQIGFTTNYLDARSSTYCTDVGKVTLSPVLHVNADDVEAVVHAMQFALDFRMEFGRDVFIDLLGYRKYGHNEGDEPRFTQPKLYKAIAKHKNPRDIYAERLIAEGVIDQAYVRSLEEEYKKKLEVDLEDSRKEDKTVITGIMQEAWDGFHYAREDKMNAPVDTTVSMELLTEVATTITQLPEDKKFLRKIVRLVDGRRKMFFEDNQLDWAMAELLAYGTLMKQGYDVRMSGQDVERGTFSHRHAVIKVEDSEEEILLLNKLEDAGDFYIYNSLLSEYGVVGFDYGYAMASPKTLTIWEAQFGDFSNGAQIMIDQYISAAEDKWKTQNGLVMLLPHGYEGQGAEHSSARMERYLQLCATDNMFVANCTTPANMYHMLRRQMVVDYRKPLIVFTPKSLLRHPRVLSTKEEFANGTFHRLIDDETADAKKVKTLVFVSGKFYYDLLEKQEELGRDDVALVRIEQLFPLPKTEIEATIAKYKGAKDVVWAQEEPQNMGAYGHLLMHFKPARSFRVCSRRFYAAPASGSSVRSKSRHQEVIESVFNPE; encoded by the coding sequence ATGGATAGATTCTCATTTCTCAACGCAGTTCATCCATCTTTCATCGCTGAACTTTACGATAAATACCTACAGTTCCCGGATAGTGTGGAACCTAGCTGGCGATCTTTTTTTCAGGGCTTTGACTTTGCCCTGGAGCACGGTTCCTTGGAAGAACTGGGGATAGAGGCAGAACATGTGCCAGAACAAGTTCTCAAAGAGTTCCAGGTGATCAAATTGATCGATGGTTACAGAAGCAGAGGACATTTATTCACCAGGACGAATCCGGTACGGGAAAGAAGAAAGTATTCCCCAAGCTTGGAGATAGAGAATTTCGGGTTAACCCAGGCCGATCTAACCACTACGTTCAAAGCAGGTGAGGTTTTGGGAATGGGTGAAGCTACCTTGCAACAGATCCTGGATCATTTGCAGAAGATCTACCGTGAATCCATAGGGATCGAGTATATGTATATTCGGAAACCGGAAGAGATCCAATGGATACAGAATAAGCTCAACATCAATGAAAATCATCCAAACTTTACCGTTGAGCAAAAGAAGCACCTGCTAAAGAAACTGAACGAAGCTGTTTCGTTCGAAACTTTTCTACACACCAAATACGTCGGTCAAAAACGCTTTTCTCTGGAAGGGGGAGAAAGCCTGATCCCAGCCCTGGATATTCTGATAGAATCTGCAGCTAACAAAGGAGTGCAGGAATTTGTCATGGGGATGGCTCACCGCGGGAGATTAAGCACTTTGACCAACATCTTTGGAAAAGACGCCAAGGATATCTTCAGCGAATTTGATGGCAAGGATTACGAGCAGGCCATCTTTGATGGTGACGTTAAATATCACTTGGGATGGACCTCCCGCCGGGAGACGGCCAGTGGTAAAGAGATCAACCTGAATATAGCACCCAATCCTTCTCACCTGGAAACCGTTGGTTCCGTGGTTCAGGGTATTGCCAGGGCTAAGCAGGACAGACTGTACAAGGATGAGATCAAAGCCGTACTGCCCATAGTAGTGCACGGGGATGCCGCTATTGCCGGTCAGGGACTGGTTTACGAGGTAGTCCAAATGGCCCAATTGGATGGATACCGGACAGGAGGGACCATTCATGTAGTTGTGAACAACCAGATCGGGTTTACCACCAACTACCTGGATGCCCGTTCTTCAACCTACTGTACCGACGTAGGTAAGGTTACTTTGAGCCCGGTATTACACGTGAACGCCGACGATGTTGAGGCTGTTGTGCACGCCATGCAGTTCGCGTTAGACTTCCGTATGGAATTTGGACGAGATGTCTTTATCGATCTGTTGGGTTATCGGAAGTATGGTCACAATGAAGGTGATGAGCCTCGCTTTACTCAGCCTAAGCTGTATAAGGCGATAGCTAAACATAAGAACCCGAGGGACATCTATGCCGAACGGCTGATTGCTGAGGGAGTCATTGACCAGGCCTACGTTCGTTCCTTAGAAGAGGAGTACAAGAAAAAATTGGAAGTTGACCTGGAAGATTCCAGGAAAGAAGATAAGACGGTCATTACTGGTATCATGCAAGAGGCGTGGGACGGTTTTCACTATGCCCGAGAGGATAAGATGAACGCACCCGTGGATACCACCGTTTCCATGGAACTACTGACCGAAGTTGCAACAACCATTACCCAACTACCGGAAGACAAGAAGTTCCTCAGGAAGATCGTAAGATTGGTGGATGGACGTCGCAAGATGTTCTTTGAAGACAATCAGCTGGACTGGGCCATGGCCGAGTTGCTGGCCTACGGGACCTTAATGAAACAGGGGTACGATGTCAGGATGTCCGGGCAAGATGTGGAACGGGGTACCTTTTCTCACCGGCATGCTGTGATCAAGGTGGAGGACAGCGAAGAAGAGATACTGCTGTTGAACAAGTTGGAAGATGCAGGTGATTTCTATATCTACAACTCCCTACTTTCAGAGTATGGGGTAGTTGGTTTTGATTATGGCTATGCAATGGCTAGCCCTAAGACACTCACCATCTGGGAAGCTCAGTTCGGAGATTTCAGCAATGGAGCCCAGATCATGATCGACCAGTATATTTCTGCTGCGGAAGACAAGTGGAAGACCCAGAACGGATTGGTGATGTTACTGCCGCACGGCTACGAAGGTCAGGGCGCAGAGCACTCATCGGCCCGAATGGAAAGATACCTGCAGTTGTGTGCAACGGACAATATGTTCGTGGCCAATTGTACCACTCCTGCTAATATGTATCATATGTTGAGGCGTCAAATGGTTGTAGATTACCGCAAACCACTTATTGTATTTACGCCCAAGAGTTTGCTGAGACATCCTAGGGTGTTGTCCACAAAAGAAGAGTTTGCCAACGGTACGTTCCACCGTTTGATAGACGATGAGACTGCAGATGCGAAGAAAGTGAAGACCCTGGTCTTTGTCAGCGGTAAGTTCTACTACGATCTGTTAGAGAAGCAAGAAGAATTAGGGCGTGATGATGTGGCTCTGGTTCGTATCGAACAACTGTTCCCATTACCAAAGACTGAGATCGAAGCGACCATTGCCAAGTACAAAGGAGCGAAAGATGTCGTATGGGCGCAGGAGGAACCTCAAAATATGGGTGCCTATGGACATTTGTTGATGCATTTTAAACCGGCCCGTTCATTCCGTGTATGCAGCCGACGCTTCTATGCGGCGCCCGCCTCAGGAAGTTCAGTGCGGTCAAAATCGAGGCATCAAGAAGTAATTGAAAGCGTTTTTAATCCAGAATAA